The Humulus lupulus chromosome 7, drHumLupu1.1, whole genome shotgun sequence region GGAggcacgagcacggcacgacacgcaaaaatatgggcttgggccaggcacgacacgaattgaaaattggcacgctacgacacgacacgacacgacaagcccgaagacacgacacgaaagcacgaacaaactagcccaaAAGCACGgcacgataaaaaacccgatattttgacattaataatgataataaatttttatttgtcaattatctataaattaaaatgataataaaaatctattatttttctcaatgtttatatttttataattatattaatttattttaagatttgtgagttaacatttttagcatttattagtaggtattcaatttctaataattatctttgatataattttgggtaAAGTTGTACGCCCAGATTTTCcaatgggctattagcgagctgagatatggcctaattacatctcagccacgtggataccccatgaccggagcttccgtcggcaagtcctacctctttagctcgaggtaaccaaaaggttcgtcaagattactcaagggccgagtcaagactatgaaggccgcaggtcgagaaggcatccagctcggggTACGAACTGGAGTtagaagctatgaccttttataaattcaaccacgcaatgtaagcGTGCATacatcagacatcacgtgtctgatatatccctgaattctcggacacgcagcatgaacgtgcgtattcagacacccacgactgggttgggccgtgcggcccattatcccccttacctgttgattagaccacacttcatttgtcagggtttaggaattaatcatgaatgtcacagaaatgacatgatgggtaagaaggtcacgggatgaccccccttaccaacttccaggtgccctctcctataaatatggagaccctgggagttgcaaggggttggatccGATTATGTAAAAACGTATCCTgaaaagaataccagaaatatagcaataatattggctggtggagtagaatgattttaacctttgaaccacctaaaaacgtagttgtgtcatcaatccataaaagatcattcatctatttcggttcattattaagcactaatctcattatcttattttcttaattacctgttgacgaagaaccgcgtcaacaaaagtattgttaaaaaatatataaaactataatttaaacaaaataatgtATTTGGATCGGTGATGAGTCAATTAattgttaaagaggaggtgggtggttcaattctccatcctcacattttttggcaataaaaAAAATGGGCATAAAAGTCCAAATAAGGAAAGTGGGTCAGCCTGACACGACACGACTTGGGTCGGCCCTGCCCAGCACGAATTGAAATACGGGCCCGACCTGAATTATTCGGAGGCATGAAAACGTGGGCCAGGCcgacccacatttacagctctagaaGTGGGTGATTATATTTGGCTTTGCACTccaaaatttgattaagacaccttatttttattaaaaattaatgtataatatttatttttatcaacTTATGCTCACATTTTTGTTTCcttttcatattctaaaaaatacatataaataatatatattttaaatatttaaataaaataaaaattttaacaaaaaatatataaaaatttgttaAAAAGTAGGAGTTATttcctaaaaaaaattatatattatttaaaaaaatataaaaataagataaaataaaattattgatattaacaaaaaaaaaagaatttaaagaatgtcaaaaaaataataaaaaaagtattgaatttgttttttttaattaatgagtatatatattttttgggtgCAAATATAACATCCCTACCTTACCTTAGACAGTAATCATTAAGATAGAATTAATTGGACACTATTTTCGATCTAACACCAGATGATGCTTATAGGTAGGTGCATAGTCTATTTATTTAGCCTTATATATTTGTTCATTTAATTACATCgatcaaaattatttatttgttgATCTGTGGTTCATATTAAAATCGTACATAACAAGCAATATTTATTATTGACTCATCGAAAATAACATATTGCTGTGTGTAAGAAAAGAGTTGAATTTTCCACAGGGACTTGTACTGATTACAAATTGACATATTTTTATTCTCTTCTTCCTCCCAAGACCCAATATTACTTAGTCTTTCTCTTAGAGAACATTTGTCTTTGCTAGTAACTAAAATGTGAAACAagaaacaaataaatatatatagaaacTGAAAAAGTTGTATATTATTCACTGAGGTTTTTGACTATAAGTATAAATAATGATATTCATCCAGACTTTCATGTTTAATTTTCTCCATTCAAAAATGGACACCACAAAtttcaaactaaaaaaaattctatgtagttgaaaataagaaaagaaaagaaatcttATTATAAGCTACTAAAGTTGTAATTTATCCAAAATCTGCCAGGGCTGGTGGTACTGgggcagcagcagtagtagtctCTCCTGCTTTCACAAAAAGTTTGTACCAAAAGTCGTTCATGTCTTCATTCATAacatcatcctcatcatcatcaATATAATTATTATTCTCGATCATCTGACCATTATTACCATTACCAGAGTTTAATGACGAAGAGATCTGAAATTTTGGATCAAAGGCTGTACTAGTAGTTGTAGTAGAATACTTGTAATAATGGTGTTGGTGATGATGAGTGGTGTGTACAACCATGGCATTGGCTGAAGTAGTAGCGGTGGCCGTAAGAACAGCAGTAGCattactagtactactactactggtTCTGGCATTATTGATCATCATGGGATGTAATCTGGCTAGTAATTCATGATGATGATCAGTACTACTACTACAAGTACTATTGCTTTGTTTAATTAGCTTCTTCTTCAAGTGGGTGTGCCAGAAATTTTTTATCTCGTTGTCTGTTCTTCCTGGTAGCTGGGCAGCTATAGATGACCATCTGATATCATACATATGTAACCTAAATTACATATGATCTCATAATCTGATAGCAGTTGTAATACCTTCAAGTATCTACTTCTATATGTATTATTGGCTAACAGCTAATTAAAACGAAGATTAAAGAAATGAAAGTTGAGTgtatttttatgtggttcaaatTATGAATTAACCCTAATTTATGGCTCACTTGTATTCAGATGATAAAAACTTACAAATGTCAAGATGAAGGTTTTCAGATAGCATTTTGACAATGTTCTGATtataaaaagataaaatatttACATTTGCAAGTTTTTATCATCCTAACATAACTTGAACCAGGTTAAAATTTGTGTGTCAACTTTCATTTCTTTAAACTTCGTATTAATTATTTGTTAGTGAAAAAACTAGTGAACATGCTGTATAATTAAGAGTTGAACATATTATTCATGGGCAAATAAAGGAAATAAATAGACACCTATTTCCAAGATTGTGATGAAGCTTGATGATGGTGTCTTCCTCTTCCTTGCTGAAGTTTCCTCTTTTGATATCAGGCCTCAAGTAGTTTGTCCAACGAAGCCTACAGCTCTTTCCACACCTTTGCAGACCTATACTTGACATCAACAATATCAAAAACaaacatgatatatatatatataaatataaatatcaacTATAGTAGAATCCAATCTGAgttttctctctatatatataggTACCTACCTGCTTGTTTAGGAAGAGCTCTCCAATTTGCATGGCCAAATTGTTGGATATAAGAAACGAGTATGCGATCTTCTTCAGGTGTCCATGGCCCCTTTTTCAGTCCCATATTCTCACAACATGGTCTCCTAGCCATCTCTTTACTCTTTTTCAATCTATGATGAGTTTttctataatattaataattactaataaagaagaagaagaagaagaagaagagccaAGTTTTACATGTACATGCACCAAGAGGAAAGGAAAAGAGGGCGTCTTTTCGTTCCTTCAAGaagatatatgtatatgtatatgtatatatcaaTATGAGGCAGTGGTCCAACCAACAACGCATGGTTTTCAAAAGCAAGACCATGTTTTTTTCAAaagcaaatataatatatatatatattattctttACTTACACtcattatatatatatcactTTTTCTCACTCACATCACATGTGTACAAATGTGGGAAAAATTGTCGTCGTTGATCACTAAAGTTATTGGTCATTGGAGAATCCTTCAAATTGTAATATATGCTTGGTTTAAAGGCATCTGACGTTTTCATTTTGTCCTCTACTGCTAACAGGCTTCTTCTAGGTAATtgcttaattatatatatatatatataacaatattgaATTGTGAAGCCCACCCTAATAGTAGtaacttaatttatatatatCAAACGACACTTGTAAttaattcttttctttttgacAAATTAAGAACAAACACTTTTACTATATCACTCCCAACGGTCAAATACTACATGCGCTCCCCATagctatctatatatatatacatacttttATCATGCCTATAATAAATATGCATtgtatatacgtatatatatgatgatgatgatgatgatgatgatgatgatgaatttAACAAGTAGATTGGGTTCAATGTTTGATGCTATATATGTGTCacgttttttttcttaaaaaaatgaaaatactAAATCAGAAGATCGAATCGTTTTAATAATAAATCATAATGACTTAATAGATAATAATAAATTGAAAAGTAAATACATATATATGCCACTGATTTGAAATATGGATTTGGAGATAATTAAACAGATAAACCATGTTGATTATCCTTGTCGGCGTAATAGTAATAATCTTACGTCAATAGGCCATCATACACAAAATCTTGACTTATGGGTTTAGAGTAAGATCTTCAATTATAGCTTTTACACTTTTCAAATGCCAATAGTAATACTATTGCAACGCCTTTTTTGCACTTTCCGACAATTGAATTTGCCCTAAAAAGTTATTTActtttatataaaacaaaaacaaaaaaaaatcaagtttgagcTGTTTTTTAATTGGGAAAAAAAAGTGTAGTAAAAAGCTTTCCACCTGATCTCCACGTTCATTTTCAATAGACTATTTTGGTTGACCTTTGG contains the following coding sequences:
- the LOC133790691 gene encoding transcription factor MYB30-like, whose translation is MARRPCCENMGLKKGPWTPEEDRILVSYIQQFGHANWRALPKQAGLQRCGKSCRLRWTNYLRPDIKRGNFSKEEEDTIIKLHHNLGNRWSSIAAQLPGRTDNEIKNFWHTHLKKKLIKQSNSTCSSSTDHHHELLARLHPMMINNARTSSSSTSNATAVLTATATTSANAMVVHTTHHHQHHYYKYSTTTTSTAFDPKFQISSSLNSGNGNNGQMIENNNYIDDDEDDVMNEDMNDFWYKLFVKAGETTTAAAPVPPALADFG